The following DNA comes from Gadus macrocephalus chromosome 5, ASM3116895v1.
GGCACTGAGCCACTTGTTAAAGACGAACACGACTTGCTGTCAGAGCAGGAGGACAGTGAGCCGGTGAGCCCGGAGAGCCAGCGCTTTGGGAATAGTGCCAGGAGCTCGGTGGTGACAGGGTTCGCTGCCCTCTTCCCGGGCAACAACGGCTCCACAGCCGCCCTGCTCTCCCGGGGGGAGGACCTgatgatgggggaggaggaggaggaggacgaggaggaggaggggggggggagacgggggcgccgccgcccccccggccaccaccaccaccaacaacaccaccaccaccaccgcgggGGCAGGGAGGGCGCCCCCggccgggagggggaggggagggggaggggcgcgCTGCTGGCAGgggacagcgaggaggaggaggaggacgaggacctggcctcCTCGGACATCTCCACGTCCAGcggcgtgctgctgctgcccccggcggcagcggcggcggcggccggccaGCAGGTCTGCGTGTGCCCTCTGTGCAGCAAGGTGTTCGCCAGCCCCCACGTGCTGCAGCTGCACCTCAGCTCGCACTTCCGCGAGAAGGACGGCACGCGGGCCAAGCTGTCGCCCGACGGCTCGGTGCCCACCTGCTCGCAGTGCGGCAAGACCTTCTCCTGCATGTACACGCTGAAGCGCCACGAGCGCACACACTCGGGCGAGAAGCCGTACACGTGCGGCCAGTGCGGCAAGAGCTTCCAGTACTCTCACAACCTGAGCCGCCACGCGGTGGTGCACACGCGGGAGAAGCCGCACGCGTGCAAGTGGTGCGAGCGGCGCTTCACGCAGTCGGGGGACCTCTACCGCCACATCAGGAAGTTCCACTGCGTCCTCACCAAGACCCTATCGACTATCGGATAAAAACTAAACAAActcacagacagagaaacactctTCACTGGTGCCATGGCAGGAGAGACACACCAGGATGTGTCTCTTCTTGCACtgcttactactactactactactactactactattactactatgactactactactgatttatgttttatttgttttctttctttcgtgTGAACACACTGGGAATTTGCTGGAGTCGATGCGTGCGTTTTTGGAATTCTACCCCTCATCCGCCCACGAGGCGTTTCTCAAGCTAAAAGAGTTgtaacaaatttcaaactggagctaatataatatattctgGTAGCGAGCCATGTTATAGGCATGCATGATGTCCGGAGGCAGGGCAGGTTGGAGACTAACCTCCCCATTATGTGTGCGCTGCTGAGGGAAGTCCATCTGGATCCTTTTGGGAGGGTGAACAAACAGGACGATGCACTTGTTTTCTCCGTGTCTTATGAGTGTCAATCTGTTGCGTTTTTAGGCGGTGCTACGGAGAGAAAAAGGCCTTTTGCGTGCGTCTGCTGAGCGGAGGAACAATAGTCCATGCTGAAGTGATGTTAGAGCAATCATTTGAGAGAACGATGAGCGTTTCAACGTACACACAGAGGAGCAGTACTGTAAATCAGTGGCAATATCTTCTTTTCTTTTGCCTcctactttattatttatttatagtatAATACTTGTCTAAATTATCACGAGGCAACGTAAACAGATGAGGTTTGATTATCAAGAGGAAgtgttgattattttatttttttcatagagGCAGTGCATTGCTTCTCAGTTGACATGAAGGTTTTTTTAATGAAGAAAAACACACCACCATACTTGAATGTTATCTCAGTCTGGATCATTAATATacaaaaatgtatgttttgtctTTACCAGATTTATGTTGTTGTGTCACGTAAACACACATTGAAGGAAGCTCGCCTTTCAGAGATGAGCATGTAGATAATGGATTACCGCAGTTTAAGCTGCAATATTGGTGCCTCCTGAAACTTTTTCTTTACCCAGTGTACTTAAAATAAACCCACATCAATTGGACCTACATGTTTGATTTGAAAATGCTAACGTATCTTAATGCCAGGAGGTAATGTTGGTAGTTGGCAGTAATCTCTCTTGTTACCTGGTATTAACAGCATgttaaatggtgcacacgctaATGGACAGTGTGAAGGACACACTGGGAAGAGGCGCGAGTGTGAATGTCGACATACGATTCTTGTTTTAATAATGGATTGGTTACCATCTTTGTAACCAGCCTCTGCTCTTTTGCCTACTGCTGGATCTACTAACTTGTTcgtactttctttcttttttttttacatgcacATGATATCATGTCCCCTTCCTGTCTGCGTCTAAGATACTACTGATAATATTCAAGCTCTCACTTTGGGAAGAATTTACCTTGAACTTTTGGAAGAAGACAGTGCAGTTTTGTTTAGTTAAAcatcttttttgttttgactGTTAGGGGTTCACTTTAGATTCTATATTACTTCTTGCCTGCAAGTAGCACTAAACGTTGATGATATTCATTTCATCCTACCTGAGAAGACTTGATGATAATTATTTATTAGTTGGACTTGGTTCAGGGTTTATTAAACGTATAATCTGATTTCTATAAGCTTGAAAGACATTTCTTGGTACTTCTATTGAATTTGTGGGCTGTCCGACCTTCCATTGAGCAAATAGTGACtaatagttttattttatttccatccACCACACACAAAACTTAAGTATTGAAAATGTGTCACTGATCTTAGAGAGGCACTTGTTTTTAGCATCCATGTAGTTTCAACACTATTGTCTAGGCTGCTATTTCTTACTCTTTGTATATTTAATGTAAATATATAGAAATATTTATCAAACTTTGATTGTGTGTTCCATGTTGGCCTGCTGGGGCGGAGGAAGCCAGGGGTCGTACTGTGGCTGCTGTCACTCCTTGGCTTCCAAGTTGTGTCTTCCCCGGAGGGTTTTGACCTTTTCCTTTTATCTCCCCCCCGTACTCCGGTCTCCGTACCAGAGGCGTTTGTGCCCTCGCTGTTTTAACCCGAGAAAACGTTTGTTTTCACAAGCACTGGCACAACGGATACAGAGTAAGACTACCTATAGAAGTAAGACAATATCGccattgtcccccccccccccccccccctatatcCCAGGTAGTTCTCAAGGAAACATTGTGGGGCTCTGTTCCTGCTgaggggtggcggtggtggagggagaCAGCCCGCCAGGGCTCTCTTTGCACTTTTCTGTATTAAATGGAGCCTTTGGAATGCGAGGAAGGCAttcagcagaggcagagtgaggggAGACTGTAAACAGGTGCATTGTGGGGCTGCATCAAGGAGGAGCTGGCTGTCCCAGCATGCAGTAGATAAGTGCTCCATTGTTCTTGCATGTAGGGGATGATACCATGGCAACTTGATTGCACATCTATCAGGAGAATTATCTTAATTGTCCTTAGTATTGCTTTTCGAGTCGTCCTCATATGGCAAACATGACCCATAAGAAACTGCGATGGCTTAAGGAAGTTAATGACCTTGTCAACATTGGTCTAGCCCTACACGACTTGGGTTTTAGGGTTTTCTatgtttattaataaaaactttGTGTGGTCTTCTGTTAGAAGTTCAAGTCAATGCAGGAGTTAAACTCTTGGAAGATTAAATGCAATTTATTCACTCCGTTCCATAATCGGTAATCTGTAATGGCAACTCATGGAATGGTTTGGTTgtgatttttttggggggttgaTTTGGATTACTGTCTTTAGTTTTTTTACTTTAAAAGCATGACTTTGATTGGTCAACTATAGGCTTCTTAAAATCCTTggtgcagaaaaacaactttaaatagtcaattccacacacacacacacacacacacacacacacacacacacacacagttgatttAACTTTCCGCCTGCAGCGCAAATCGAACATGGTGCAGTTTAACTCTGATGTACACGTGTACAAATGTAGAAAGTAAACTAACAATGTATAAAgacatgttttgtgtttattttgtttttcagtCCTTTCATTTGTAACTCCAGGAAGATCACAGAATGTGCCTTGTAGACACACTGCAGTGTGTTGTATCTGGAGAGGAGTCCCCCTTTATACACTGTACTGTCTGCCCTAGACTCCAGTCAAAATGTTAATTTCACTTGTTCGTTTCAAACtgtctatataaatatatatatagatgtatcaAAAAAAATGAagtctttttttaaattatttcttCTGGCTGCTTTTGGAGATTAGAATGAGATATTGAGTTTACCACTGTGTTAATAAATATGTTCTTGGTGTGTAAACACTGGGGACATGCACTCTGTTAGGCTTATATTAGCCACGATTGTTAGGAGCTAACAAAAgtcttgtttattttatttgatgcaTTTTTTGAATGTGAAACACCGAACTCTCCCAATTTGTACAAAAACACATAGCATTTCTCTGAACTGgggctgtttttttattattttgtgctTAACTCCTGCTGTATGTTTGGTAGACTTTCACTGATACTGGAATGTTTCTCTTTTTACAGGTTCCAACTGTGAAATTGTGTATAATCATGAGAAATATTTATGACCGCATTGCCATCTTGTGCAACCTTTGACTCAAAACAGAGCATCTACATGTCAATGAACGTCTTTTTAATTACATTTGTAGAAGTGCCATTAGaagttaatatattttttttttaataagaaAAGTATATTTTATAGTAATCAAAAGCTTGATTATTAGTGGTCTAGAGATTAGAGGACAATCTTAAGAAGAATTGACATTGCTTAGTTTTCGAGGCAATTTACTTCGATCTGTAATATGTATctgctgtttttcttttgtttgcgCTTTtcaagtgtgcttgtgtgtctgctgtGAAAATGTGACAATCTTGATTTAGTTCTTTATTACAATATGCATAGATTAAATGAAAAGACTTTCTCTGACTGTGGAATTCTTTTATTTGCATgagttgtgtttacagtttaTATGCATATTTAATCAAAAATGttcattataaaatataacaacgTTCAAAAGTTTGATCAAAACTTCCTCTAAGTTGGAAAACAGTAAGGACCTCTAGGAGACAGTGAGTTGTCTTTTAGTCCACCTcctaggggggggggttctgtggtCTGAGTAGCAACAGcagtaggagtgtgtgtgtgggcgcaggGCATCAATGCGATGTGTACAGAGAAAACAGCATGTGATAGAGCACTGTGGGTCAAACAGTCGCTATCCCCACGGACACTGTAAATGGAGTGCAAGGACAGGGCACAGTAACCATTCCATCAAGGTGCTGTGGCATAATAAGCTGATGAATCCAGTGTTACATAACTAAAGTCATTATAAGTAATGCAGTTATTATAAACATAAAAAGGACTGAATTGTCCAAAAGAAAAACTTGAATATATTCTGTAGATAAAAGCAAAACAGTGCGTAAACAAACTGCCTTTCCAAATATCTGCTTTTTGATTTGGGATCTCCGTCGCGCCACTTGTTCAGTCACCGTCTTccgacggagagagagatggctttTAATGATCCCCCCGCTGCTGTGCTATAGTAAATCCAGCTGCACTGCTATGCAAGCCCAATGGAGACCGGCTCGGGTTCCCAgcctccccaacccccccccccccccccccccaagaacaCCCATTCTGGGAAACCCCATATAGACAAGAGCTGTGTCCCTgcccccatccatccatccactcatccatccaACCCCTGCAGCCAacaccccccctccagcccacgGCTTCATCCCGCGGTTCCATTGTGTGCGTGGGTAGTAGCTCAGCCGGCCCTATTGTCTGGCTCCTCTCCCCATGCGCGTACTTTGTACACAAAGAAGAAGACACGGTGGCGCTGGGCCCGCCAGTGGATCACAgcataaagaaaaaaacaatacaaaaaaacCAATGTCCCTGtaagatcattcattcattcagacaCAACCTCAGCCATGGGCACCTCACGGTAAATAAGGGCCCTGGAAGGCCTGCGCTGGGAGCACCAGGCACTGTCAACACCCCTCCTCTGGATGCACTCCGGTGCAGCGTTTACAGCCAACAACCCGCATTTCCCAACACATCTGCCCCCGAAAGATACAGCAGCAGCACTTATGGGAAAGGCGTACGAGTGCGGCGAGCAGGTTCCTTTACGCTTATGAACCGAATGCACTCTACGTGGAAACGGAGGGGTTGCCATGTGACAGAGCTTAGCTGCAGAGGGGGAGTAAAGAGATGTGTGTGAAGTCTTACTAGGTGGTGTAATAGAGCATTCCTCGCGCTCGGCTTAAACCTGTAAACCTGACTCGTTTTGGTGCTTacttttgtgtgggtgtttgtgtgtgcggagagagagagagagagagagagagagagagagagagagagagagagagagagagagagagagagagagagagagagagagagagagagagagagaaacagagatagaaacagagatagagggagatagaaacagagatagagggagagagaaacagagatagaAACAGAGATAGAaacagatagagggagagagaaacagagatagagatagagagagaaacagagatagagggagggggaaacagagatagagatagagagaaacagagatagagggagagagaaacagagatagagatagagagagaaacagagatagagggagagagaaacagagatagagatagagagagaaacagagatagagggagggggccACTTAAGAGAAGTTAAGTGGAAAGTTGTATGTGTCCGCCATCGCCCTCACAAGGCCAGCGGTTGGAGCCCTTGACCTCTGAGCGGACACACTGCCAGGGACAGCTGGTGTGGCccgtgtttatttatttatttattcctctCAACATAAGACAGGTGGTCACACTTGAAAAGGGCACGCaaatacaagcacacacgcacacacatacaaaaacacacacacacacacacacac
Coding sequences within:
- the zbtb42 gene encoding zinc finger and BTB domain-containing protein 18.2 isoform X3, translated to MEFPHHSRQLLQCLSQQRHQGFLCDCTVLVGEARFKAHRAVLASCSMYFHLFYRDQLDKRDVVHLNSDIVTAPAFSLLLEFMYEGKLEFSTLPVEDVLAAASYLHMYDIVKVCKGKLKDKEVSPLDERTAEGPGLRLALGGAGDRESSSDGEQAGKQLVRRQPPAPAPGHHRPPPAADSDTDSKVGLAVTLCDRPVQSRQKANGQSGRSPDLVGVNYVSAEAEACVQTAGKTKADVSSRAVSLSQRSLASDDMDCALDLSFKPPSSRDPFHPSYVAGQLALDSQQQGTEPLVKDEHDLLSEQEDSEPVSPESQRFGNSARSSVVTGFAALFPGNNGSTAALLSRGEDLMMGEEEEEDEEEEGGGRRGRRRPPGHHHHQQHHHHHRGGREGAPGREGEGRGRGALLAGDSEEEEEDEDLASSDISTSSGVLLLPPAAAAAAAGQQVCVCPLCSKVFASPHVLQLHLSSHFREKDGTRAKLSPDGSVPTCSQCGKTFSCMYTLKRHERTHSGEKPYTCGQCGKSFQYSHNLSRHAVVHTREKPHACKWCERRFTQSGDLYRHIRKFHCVLTKTLSTIG